Proteins encoded within one genomic window of Polynucleobacter duraquae:
- a CDS encoding acyl-CoA thioesterase, with the protein MRIEIPEQKKFVHEMCMPIRWGDMDAYGHVNNTVYFRYMEQARVEWITSLGYSVAPGDESMLMMNGFCNFHQQLTYPGELILKTYIGNIGRSSLDVFTTMALTTEPDTMAAVGGATMVWVDLKSGKSLPWPDHVLSKLQ; encoded by the coding sequence ATGCGCATTGAGATTCCTGAACAAAAAAAGTTTGTGCATGAGATGTGTATGCCGATTCGTTGGGGTGACATGGACGCATATGGACATGTTAATAACACAGTGTATTTTCGGTATATGGAGCAGGCTAGGGTAGAGTGGATTACATCCCTCGGATATAGCGTTGCTCCTGGTGACGAATCTATGTTGATGATGAATGGATTTTGTAACTTCCATCAACAACTCACTTATCCAGGTGAACTCATTCTAAAAACCTATATTGGTAATATTGGGCGCTCAAGCTTGGATGTTTTCACTACGATGGCTTTAACTACTGAGCCAGATACGATGGCTGCTGTTGGCGGCGCTACTATGGTGTGGGTCGATCTGAAGTCGGGTAAATCCTTACCTTGGCCCGATCACGTACTTTCTAAGCTGCAATAG
- a CDS encoding TIGR01244 family sulfur transferase has protein sequence MSLPIACHTDHFGTLGQIDPSHLAEIVKQGYKSVINNRPDFEGGPSQPTNAEIQAQAEALGLNYAFLPVIPGAFTPDQVVEMARLLKTMPGPILAFCRSGARSTNLYHMALQVR, from the coding sequence ATGAGCCTTCCCATTGCTTGCCATACTGATCATTTCGGTACCCTGGGTCAAATTGACCCAAGCCACTTAGCTGAAATTGTCAAACAAGGCTACAAAAGTGTTATTAATAATCGCCCAGATTTTGAGGGTGGTCCTAGCCAACCCACTAATGCAGAAATTCAGGCTCAAGCTGAAGCCTTGGGTTTGAACTACGCCTTCTTGCCCGTAATTCCCGGTGCATTTACGCCGGATCAAGTAGTTGAGATGGCACGCTTACTAAAGACCATGCCGGGCCCAATTTTGGCCTTTTGTCGTTCTGGTGCTCGCTCTACCAATTTGTATCACATGGCTCTACAAGTTCGCTGA
- a CDS encoding DUF6691 family protein, whose translation MRRHFSFFSQYLIGVLFGIGLIISGMSNPKKILNFLDLAGNWDPSLIFVMGGAILVGLAGFYLASKRSEAFFGGALHIPTRRDISKPLIIGSLIFGAGWGIAGFCPGPAIVGLGAGHLKALVFILAMLAGMAICNRFFTGHKK comes from the coding sequence TTTAGTCAATATTTAATTGGTGTGTTGTTCGGAATTGGTCTGATCATTTCCGGCATGAGCAACCCGAAAAAGATTCTGAATTTTCTTGATCTAGCTGGTAACTGGGATCCGTCTCTAATCTTTGTGATGGGCGGCGCAATCCTGGTAGGCCTCGCTGGTTTTTATTTGGCCTCCAAGCGCTCCGAAGCTTTTTTTGGTGGTGCACTACATATTCCCACTCGTAGAGATATTTCGAAGCCCCTGATCATTGGCAGCCTTATTTTTGGTGCGGGTTGGGGTATCGCTGGTTTCTGTCCGGGCCCGGCAATTGTTGGTCTCGGGGCTGGTCACCTTAAGGCTCTCGTCTTTATATTGGCAATGTTAGCTGGTATGGCGATCTGCAATCGCTTCTTTACGGGTCACAAAAAGTAA